Within the Halichoerus grypus chromosome 2, mHalGry1.hap1.1, whole genome shotgun sequence genome, the region AGTCTTTGAAACCGACGGGAATGTCGGAAGTCTGCCAGTTGTGGCAGGACTGTGACCTACCTCTGCACCACATGGTGACATTGAGGAAAGAAGGCATGGCACCAGCAGAGCGGTTTGGTTTCCAGGTGCTTTGTTTACAACACCAGGGAGCTCTGCTAGGGTTAGCTGAGATCGGGTCTGGACAACATGATGGGCATGGGGCTGCTCCTGGGGTAGCCGAGGGCTGAGGGGCTGTGGTGCGAACAAGAAAGTAGCCCAGTGATACTGGGCCGGGAGGGTGTCTGGCTTTGTTCCCATTTAAATGCCAGGCTTAGAGTGGGCAGATGGCCTTTTTCTGTTGAAATTGGGGGGTATGTATGGCTTTTTGTATTTAAGGTCACATAATTGTTCAGTTACCAAGAAAGCTAGATTTGGGGTGGGATTTAATAAGCCTGAAAACTGGCCCCAGTAAAAGTATATGTTTTAGCAAGTCGGGAAGTCGACTTCTTGCCTTATTGTTCCTGCGGAGTAGATTTGACTGCACCACGGGACTCAGGTAGACCTTTAGGTTTGACTTGAAAAGCTTAACCTCCAGAAAGGGGTTGAATGAGAATGTCCCCAGTGCTTCGTGGTGGTTCTTCCCTGGCCCCTTGCCAGACCCTGCTCCCTTTGCGCATTAGCTCCTGAGGGCAGGCTGCAGTTTCAGGTCTTCTGGGAATCCTGGCAGCCTGCTTTGAAGCGTTCTGTGCCCGGTGGTCCCCTCAACAGCATGGGCCTAATGTCTGGTTACAATGAGCGCTGCTACGATTGCCTTTTCTTCATTCACTTTGGCTTTCAATTTTGAGTCCCCTGCTTGACTGATCCATCAAATGACTCTCCTTTGGTCTTGCAGGTTATCTCCTCAGGACAGGCGATGCCAGGTGGAGCAGCACGGCCTCTGTTGCTAATTGTTAATGCCTACAAAATAATCCCCCAAAGGGAGAATAATTGAAGAATTCTTTGGACTTGGTCTTCAAAAGGAGCCAAAGAATTTGAGTGACAGCTCATCCCGCTGGCAGTCAAATCAGGGTGTAACATCCAGAATGCCACAGTTTAGCTGATCTGGGTGTAACTGGTGTGCTGGCAAGAGGGCAGTGATTGTGAACTGAAAAGGGTTAATGTGTATGTGCTCTGTTTTGGGGAGACTGAGGGGAAGCAGGTGCTCAGCCTAGAAAGAGGTTTCTCAGAGTGGATTTCCTGTGAAGTTAATGTATCTTGGGCTTAAATTTTGAAGcacaaataaaagtttttaaaaatggatttttgtaACATGGATTTCATGTTGAGACCCTCATACTGGGATTTTACTCTGTGACTTAGCTAACACATTCTTGTGTAAATGAAGGTTTCACAgaatcctgtttgtttttttaagaggggcagagggagagaaagtcacaagcaaactccatgctcaACGGGGGGTTCgatctcataatcctgagatcaccAGCTGAAATCACATCGAGTCAGACACGtctgggccctgtgctcagcggggagtctacttcctCTCCctaagagtgggacacttaaccgactgagccactgaggtccCCCAAGTTTCATAGGATGCAATCAGATGTTTTAGAGGTTCCCCACTAAACTGATTTTCTGCCCCTCTTAATGGGTTACCACCCACAAACATAACGTTAGCATTTCTCAAATGTAACGGATAGACCTAGGTTCTGATAGCTACAGATGTGACGGGAATAAGGACAAGTGTCCTGGATACAAGGAGGCCAGGCGTCCTGACTTAGGCTACGCTGGCTTACCAGGGCAGTGGGGTTTCTTTACTAGTAAAGGTCACTGTCAGGTGGCAGAATGGACTGATACTTGGTACCAGGTTTCCCACATTTGATGGTGTTCTTCCCAGGCCAATAATTCTTTCCAGAGAAATATACTTGGGACACTGCTGTCTTTGAGATCAAGGGACAGTTCGATGTTGCCAAGCTAAAGGGAGAGGCCTTGGCCTCCTGCTTGCTACTCCCCTCCAGCCTACACGGCTCGCCAGCCGCAGGAAGTGGTGGTTCCAAGCAGCTGCCTCTGACGTGAACGCCCAGGTCTTTGATCATCACATACCTGAATTTCTAAAGTAGTTTGATTCCAGTGACAGTTCATCCCTCTAAAACATGCTCATAGGATCTGCCTTCCAAAACCATGGAGCCAGAGGCCAGGTCCTGGGCCTTGGTGAATTAGCCAGTGGTGATCAGTGCCCCCTCAGGCAGGCTTTGGACAGTGGAGCAGATCAGACTCGAGCTACTAGTCCTCAGGCCAGTAAATCCCAGGGCTTAAGGCCTATAGTGATAACTTGGTTAGTTGAGACTTACCCTTCCAATAGAGGCCCATGTGCTCTGTCTAAAAGGAAACTGCCTATCATCTAAGCCCAGATTTACTGAAGCCATGATGTGAAGCTGAGGGTTCATTACCTGACCGTGTCGTCTTTCCGGTGGCCAGGTGGTAATCCATCCGTTACGACTTAGGCTGGCAGCCCTTTGTGCAGTTGACCCCTGTCAAATTGCCAGGGCTGGCCCATGGTTCTTGAATTTTCTGAGTGATCTGCATGCTAAACACTGTGGTGtaccacccccagccccctccccaacacacagaAAAGACACAAGGGTCATCCTGTCATTTATGCAAGTACCTAGTTCAAATTACATTCTGCCTTTTGTGCTCCCACTTTATCAcggggcaggaggaggaaagtGGTCATGTTCTCAGGTGGTTTAGGCGCGTCTTAAGAGTCCGTCGTCGTGGAGGTGCTGGGAGCTGGACGTGCTCGTGGGAGGGTCTGGCTGTGGAGTGTGTGAGCCTACTGCTGCTTGACCCTGGTCAGTGGACATGTCGGCAGTCGCTGCACCAACATCCTCAGGTTCCGTACCAGCTGCTGGCTTTGAGATCCTCTGCTCCGAAGTATGTTTGCCCTTCGCTGGTGAGGGTCACAATCTCATCTTGTGTTACCTTCAGTTTTAAAACATCCAGCAGAGCAGTCTTTTCCCTTCATCCAAGGTCGGGATGTCTGTCTCCAACCCAGAGTGGAATTTTCTTGGAGAAACCCAAGAACAAAATGGGGTGTCCCACAATGAACAAGCTTCAGTGAGTCACAAATCCACCTCTTAATGTTCTCTAGAGAAgaaggggtgggtggaggggagctGGAGCCCTTCTCAGAGGCTGAAAAGACCGGAGGCCGCTTAGGCCACGTGAGGGGCCGGGGCCACAGGTCCACGGCTCTGCGAAAGCAAAGGGCTTGGGTACCTCAGGGTCAGCGCTGGTACAGTTGAAGGATGCCGGCCTTGTGCAGGTTCTTCCACAGGGTGGCTTCCAGGGAGAGGTCGTGGTTGACATAGAATATCAGTGGTTTCTTTATTCGCTCGAAATAGTGGTCAGAAAATTTCCAGTAGTTGCTTGTGATGAATCCATAGGCACTAACCTGGACAAGGATAGTCATTGAATTAGCATTTACTGAGCTCTGTGCAGACAGAATTGTGAAGTGACATGAATTGGGAAAGGCACggtaccccccccccaccaccttgTCCAAGACACACATAAACAATAGTTGGAGCTCGAGCTAACAGCGGGCCCTGTGCTCTTGTACACGTTCTCTCAGCCTCAGGATAATCTcaggtattatccccattttacaagtggggAAGCGCTCGGAGAGATAACCGGACATGTCCTCAGTCACGAGCTAGCGAGTGGCCAGGCTGGGATTCAGAGTCGGGTCTGTGATTCGTGATCTCCTTCGTTAAGCTCGAGACAGAGACAAAAGCCCATTACTACTTGCTCGTTCTGATGGGAGCACAGTGAAGAGACTGCTGCTTTAAACAAATTGGGAAAAGGAACAGGACAGTGTCGTGGAGTGGCCCTTGATCTCCAGCTCTGTACTGGCTTTAGTGTGGCTCACTGCCCTTCTCTGAAAAGTGCTTCTCAACCTCTGCTGGACTCATGTGGGCGGCACTGGGGACGTCTCAGGCAGTGATTTCAACGGTTGTGGAAGGCTAAACCTGCTGCCCAGCCCAGTTCTAGAAGGATGTCCTTATCCGCTCCTTTTGCGATTTTGCTTTCATAAGAACAATTTGATAACACGCGCCTTAAATACCACAGGGGTGAAGGACAGAGGTGCCTGGGCAGGTGGCTCCTGGAGGAGGGCAAGGCTGGCCCAGCACCTGTCCTGGAAGGGCCTCTGCGTAGCCCATGTGGAGGTAGCTCAGGAGTGGcactccctcctgccccttccagaGACCAGCTTTTGCTCCTGCAGCTGGAGAATCCCTTCCCCAGAGGGCAGAGGCCGAGTCCCAGGCCTGGGGGTGACAGGCCTCCTGTAGGGGTTATCATGGATCAGATTAGGTTCCACCCACACCTGTCCTCTGCTGCTGTGGGCTCCCGAAAGGGAAGGCCTCTTACCTGGTCACAGGTGTGCAAAGCCGTCAGCAGCATGAGGGCCCCAGTACTAGGCATATATAGGTTTCCAAAATTTGTGTTAATCAACTTTGATTTCAAAAACCTGGAGACGAAAAGCGGCATCAAAACTCAAGAAAGAGGTGTAGGTCTCACTCGATGGTTGTGCCCTTCGGCTTTCCAGCCACCAGTTCGGATGGCCTGGAAAACCGTTCAGAACTTCCTGGCTCTTCTAGTGCAGTCCATTCCCCAtttaggaaaaaacccaaatgaagcAAACGCCCAAGTGTGGGTAACAGAGTGGGGTGAGAAAGAGGAGCAGGCCTGTGCAGAAGAACCCCAGGTATGatccttccctctcccattctAGAAGTGTGAACCCAGCCTGAGTCCCCTTTCCTCTCTGCAACACCCTGCCTTCACCTCTGGGCTAAGTAACCACAGTGCGCAGGGGACAGGTGGCCTATTTATCTAGCCCGAGAcctaggtttctttctttccacagaCTTCGGCCCAGCAAGAATCCCTTATGAGGGACATGAGGGGCAGGGCACCCAGGTCCTGGGCCTGGAGTCACTGGTGAGAgaagtgtgtgcacacactctcagAATGCAAAAGTGAGGCCACAGTGCGGTGGCCACAGGCCTGACCTCAGCCCGGATTCACATCTGAGCTTTGCCAGACAAACCGCCTAGCCTCTccgagcctgtttcttcctctgctgaGTGGGGCTGTGAGTGCCGGCTCCAGTCGGCCTCCCCAGATCCACTCGCCACTCTCCACCTGCTCTCTGGGGATGCCAGCCAGGGGGTGACAGCAGGGCTTCTCAGCCATGGCACTACTGACGTTTTGggccaaataattctttgttgcagGGGCAACATTCTTTGTTGTATGATGCTCAACAGCATCCCTGTGTCTACCTGGTAGTGGTGCTTACCTAGTGACAACCAGAACGTCTCCACAGAGGGGCACGtgataccccccccccccccacacacacattggaaccactggtagagggagagggactgagggagggaaggaggggtgagATCAGGCCGGTATTTCCAGGTTCCTCCCTGTGGTCGCCTTGGACTGCCTGTGTTTGGGCCCAATACAGGTTAGCTCTCGCTGTAGGTTACAGTGTCTGGGCCATAAAGGACCTGCAGTGATGGGCTGGTGTgcaggggggatggagggaggagctGTTCTTTGtgcaccaccccccccacacacacacacctacctctCCCTCAGGTAGCTGATGAAGTCTGGATGTAGTAGCTTGAATTTCCTGGCAGAGGCTTCTGGTCCGAAATAGGTCTGAGGCCTAGGACCCATGAAAGAAGTGGACAGAGCGGCCCGGGCCGTCGTAGGGCAAGTTGGGGAGCGAGGTGAGGGGAAAGGCACTGGGCCTGCGGGGGCGCGCGCGGTGcgggcggggctgggggtggtAGCGGGAGAAGGGCGTGTAGAAGGTGGCCGGCAACACCGTGGGCACCACGTGGGGCTTTCCGCTCACCAGGACCTCAGTGGGCAGGGTGTAggtgagagaggaggggggcGTGAACAGGGCGGGAGGGGTCGGGAAGGAGCAGTTGACccgggggtggtggggaggaggtgggagcagggggaAGTAGAGAGAGTCCGGGATAGGAGGGGGCTCCCGGGccgggcaggggaaggagcaggggaagCACTGGTTCTGGGGCAGGGGTGCGGTGGGGGGCTGGAAGAAGGGGGGTTCCTTCAGGAAGCGGGGCACGTAGGGGGCGATGTAGGAGGGGATGGCCCGAATGGGTCCGATGTAGGAGGCTGAGGTGGCAGGGCTGTGGGAAGGGGACCGGGGGATAGGCACGGGAGGAGTTTGGGAAGAGTTTCGAGAGAGGGATTTCAAGCCAGATTGGGAAGGAGATTTGGAGGTGGGTGGAGTGGGGTTTTGGGAAGACCCTCGGGGCACATGTTGGATATGAGGGCTGGGGGTCAGGGACGAAGCCCGGGAAGAGGGCTGTGAGGCAGATGGGGTGGCAGGGTGAGAGGGGGGCCGGGAGGAAGACCCCcgggtgggggatggagaaggggcTGAGCCACCAGAGCTGGAATAGGCCTGCTGGTTGGAAGAGGCGATATGGTTGGACCGGGACTGGGAGGGGGACTGGGTAGGGGATGGATTGGGGGTATGGGAGGGGGAGCTCATTGGTGTTGGGGAGGCTTACGACCACCCGATCGATGTCCCTGAGCCAGCCCCCCCAAGAGCCCAGTCCCACCTGTGTCACAAAGCCCCCCCCTTATGACCAGCTGCGGTGTCACGAGTGATTGTTGGATCGTCACAAGGGGGGGGTGCAGGTGGGCCAGAGTAAGCGGGCCTGGCCTTTGAGGGCTTAACCCCTAAGGACCTCAGAATCTGCTCTTTCGGGGGTGGGCGGCATGGTCCAGAAGCACTGAGATAGGAAGGCTGGTCTTCGTGGCTGCAGAGGTGGCATGGATTTCTAAGGACTCGACTTTGGGACAAGAAATTGTCTCAGCACCACAGGGAGAAGGTTCGGCTGAGGCCAGGACATGGTTCAAAAGAGCTGGACACGGGCCTACTGCCCGGGAAGGTGGCGGAGAAAAGACAGAGTGCCCTTTGTTCTCTCTTTGCAGGACACTGGGCCCACATCACCTGCTCTCCGTTTCACAGGCACAGTCCTGGGAGGGTGCCCACCGGGATGAGGGCCATGGATACCGGCCCCCCCACTCTGCTTCCAGACAGTGTGCTCAGCAAGCCAGCTGAGTCTGGAGTGGACGAGCGGGGCCGTGCTGCCGGCTGGGGGGCTGTGTGGGGTAGGGGCCAGCAGCCCGAAGCTGGGGAGCCAGGCCTACCTGCTCCACTCAGAAAAGCGGCCCTTCAGGGCTACAGCCCACCTCGTCAGGCGGGCTCCTGGGGACCAGGAGGGTTACCTGGGCTGCTCTGGGGGTAGGAAAAAAGAGCGTAATTCCCCAACAGTCGACTGAATTCTTGGGGATTTTCTTGCTGTCCTCACCCATTTTCCCAGCCTGACAGTGGTCCCAGCACTACCACACCCCACACCCACTCTGCTGCTCACCTGTCCCCTTTATCAGGGCCCTCGGGGACAGGCACACCCAGAATGGCCGATCTCAGCATCACGTAGTCCCGGATGTCAGAGGGGATGAAGATATAGCGCAGGTCCTGTCGGGGCAACAGAGACCCTGAGCCAgtcccccccggcccccccagaACAAGACTGTGTCCAGTGCCTGCTCAGCCCTCCACCCGGTCCCGCCACCTGTCCTGATGGGGGAATTTCTGCTCTCTGCCTGTCACCCCCACTCCTGGGTACCATGGTGGTTTCAGTGCGTGGTCACAAATCTGGTAGGTGAGGCTTACTTGCCATCCCCTTGAGTGACTAATGaataggaagaagaggaagggatggCGTGTGACCTTGGAGACGAGGCTATAAAGCTCCCTGGGACCCCTCGTGCTGGGTGAAGTGAGCCGCCATGACCTGGGGACACTCTAGTAGCCTAGAGAGGCGCCATCTTGACTCTGGCCTCCTTTAAGCCTTCAAGTGCCCGTAGCCCCTGCTGATCCTGAGCCAAGACCATTGCGCTAAGCTGTTCCCGAATTCCTGACCCCctgaaactgtaagataataaatgtttgtcgTTTAAAGCTACCAAGTCTGGGGTAATTTATTAACGCAGTGGTAAGTCATACGGGTAATGTGCCCAGAAATAAAAGCTGCTCTCTTTTGTTCTGTCACGAGCTAAGAGAGGTCCTGCTGTGTCTACGACACTCCTGGATTTCCTGCTCAGAGGAGGAAGCTTCCAGAAACTCGGCCCGGTCTTATCGAGCACCACAGAGCCCTTATCCTGGGATC harbors:
- the LOC144380896 gene encoding uncharacterized protein LOC144380896, whose amino-acid sequence is MSSPSHTPNPSPTQSPSQSRSNHIASSNQQAYSSSGGSAPSPSPTRGSSSRPPSHPATPSASQPSSRASSLTPSPHIQHVPRGSSQNPTPPTSKSPSQSGLKSLSRNSSQTPPVPIPRSPSHSPATSASYIGPIRAIPSYIAPYVPRFLKEPPFFQPPTAPLPQNQCFPCSFPCPAREPPPIPDSLYFPLLPPPPHHPRVNCSFPTPPALFTPPSSLTYTLPTEVLVSGKPHVVPTVLPATFYTPFSRYHPQPRPHRARPRRPSAFPLTSLPNLPYDGPGRSVHFFHGS